The following are encoded in a window of Spirochaetota bacterium genomic DNA:
- a CDS encoding flagellin, with translation MIINHNMNAINSNRVLKFKHWDVNKSANALSSGMRINRAGDDASGLAVSEKLRSQIRGLNQAVRNTEDGISFIQTAEGYLQESQDVLQRIRELAIQGSNGIYTAEDRMQIQVEVSQLVDEIDRVASHAQFNGLKMLTGRFANPLQGGTATASMWFHVGANMDERKRVFIGTMTARGLGVMFANTNSTVSVSSPEKANQAIGVVDQALTKISKQRADLGAYQNRLEYTAKGVSVAAENMQASESRIRDADMASYMVDFAKDQILVQSGTAMLAQANQTGQTVLQLLR, from the coding sequence ATGATCATCAATCACAACATGAACGCGATCAATTCGAACCGCGTCCTCAAGTTCAAGCACTGGGACGTGAACAAAAGTGCGAACGCACTTTCGTCCGGTATGCGAATTAATCGCGCGGGTGATGACGCGTCGGGTCTTGCGGTGAGCGAAAAGCTCCGCTCGCAGATCCGCGGGCTCAATCAGGCTGTACGGAATACCGAGGACGGTATCTCGTTCATCCAGACGGCCGAAGGATACCTGCAGGAGTCGCAAGACGTATTGCAGCGCATCCGGGAACTCGCTATCCAGGGCTCCAACGGTATCTATACCGCTGAGGACCGGATGCAGATCCAGGTCGAAGTATCGCAGCTCGTCGACGAGATCGACCGCGTTGCTTCCCATGCACAGTTCAACGGTCTCAAAATGCTCACTGGCCGGTTCGCGAACCCGCTGCAGGGCGGTACGGCAACAGCGTCGATGTGGTTCCACGTCGGCGCGAACATGGACGAGCGCAAACGCGTGTTCATCGGTACGATGACCGCGCGCGGCCTCGGCGTCATGTTCGCCAACACGAACTCGACCGTTTCCGTGAGCTCGCCCGAGAAAGCCAACCAGGCCATCGGTGTCGTGGATCAAGCGCTGACGAAGATCTCGAAACAGCGCGCTGATCTCGGCGCTTATCAGAACCGCCTCGAATACACCGCGAAGGGTGTGTCGGTCGCGGCTGAGAACATGCAGGCTTCCGAATCCCGCATCCGTGACGCGGATATGGCATCCTACATGGTCGACTTTGCCAAGGATCAGATCCTTGTCCAAAGCGGCACGGCTATGCTCGCTCAGGCGAATCAGACCGGTCAAACGGTGCTTCAGCTGCTTCGCTAG
- a CDS encoding NTP transferase domain-containing protein, with the protein MRDRTVVVLAARINSRRLPRKMLLPINRRPLIEMLIRRLKRSKEVDEIVLATTRATYPHVRDVIERMGISFFIGSETDVLGRYYRAAKRAHAGIVVRATGDNPLVSPEAIDMIVRYHRRHHPDLSHYLGLPLGTGVEVISFPALARAHREAKDAFSREHITQHMYRNRDRYSVREPRAPRRFCRDDLSLTVDTENDYRTVSRIFRHFGADSESVGVDRIIRYVERTERSLIERRYYKRIDNMRVLC; encoded by the coding sequence ATGCGTGATAGAACGGTCGTAGTGCTCGCAGCGCGTATCAATTCCCGGCGTCTGCCGCGGAAGATGCTCCTGCCGATAAACCGCCGCCCGCTCATCGAAATGCTCATACGCCGCCTCAAGCGTTCAAAAGAGGTGGACGAGATCGTCCTCGCCACAACACGCGCCACCTACCCCCATGTGCGTGATGTCATCGAACGGATGGGCATTTCCTTCTTTATAGGGAGCGAAACCGACGTTCTCGGGCGTTATTATCGTGCGGCGAAACGTGCGCATGCCGGCATCGTAGTGCGGGCCACCGGCGATAACCCCCTGGTATCCCCGGAAGCGATCGATATGATAGTACGCTATCATCGTCGTCATCACCCCGACCTGTCGCATTACCTCGGGCTTCCCCTGGGGACCGGTGTCGAGGTCATATCGTTCCCCGCACTCGCCCGTGCACACCGAGAGGCGAAGGACGCCTTCTCCCGCGAGCATATCACCCAGCATATGTACCGCAACCGCGACCGCTATTCCGTGCGGGAGCCCCGGGCGCCCAGGCGATTCTGCCGCGATGACCTCTCCCTTACCGTCGACACCGAGAACGATTACCGAACGGTATCGCGCATCTTCAGGCATTTCGGGGCCGACAGCGAATCGGTCGGAGTTGACAGAATAATCCGCTATGTCGAACGTACCGAGCGCTCGCTCATCGAACGCAGATATTACAAACGCATTGACAATATGCGCGTTTTATGCTAG
- the hypD gene encoding hydrogenase formation protein HypD — translation MRYIDEFRTSAIIRPLADAIRTGSKRPLSIMEICGGHTNTIIRYALADILPPTITLVSGPGCPVCVTPIRYIDSAVEYAQRPGVITVTFGDLIRLPGSVSTLMRERELGADVRVSYSPAEALVIAKENPERTVLFLAIGFETTTPLTAALIDEAAEKKIDNLVVLPSHRVMPPAMAALVADGDIPIDAFICPGHVSVITGAQIYEPVAREHKKICVVSGFEPADMLRSILMIVRQAQRGEAAVEIEYTRAVTREGNRTAQAMIQKIFAPIDGEWRGLGTLPESALGIRQEYERFDAEKRFGPVSTASRENPACVCADVLRAKKVPSDCPLYAKACTPEHPEGACMVSPEGSCNIFFRYGKR, via the coding sequence ATGAGATACATCGATGAGTTCCGCACGAGTGCCATCATTCGCCCGCTTGCGGACGCCATACGCACCGGATCGAAACGGCCGCTCTCCATCATGGAGATATGCGGCGGTCATACGAACACGATAATACGCTATGCCCTTGCGGACATTCTCCCTCCGACGATCACGCTCGTATCCGGCCCCGGCTGTCCGGTATGCGTTACACCGATACGGTATATCGACAGCGCTGTCGAATATGCTCAAAGGCCCGGCGTCATCACCGTAACGTTCGGCGACCTCATCCGGCTCCCGGGCAGTGTCAGTACGCTCATGCGCGAACGGGAACTGGGCGCCGATGTACGCGTCTCCTACTCGCCGGCGGAGGCGCTCGTCATCGCAAAGGAGAACCCCGAACGCACCGTGCTCTTCCTCGCCATCGGCTTTGAGACGACGACGCCGCTCACCGCCGCGCTCATCGATGAAGCGGCCGAAAAAAAGATCGACAACCTCGTCGTACTTCCCTCGCATCGCGTCATGCCCCCGGCAATGGCCGCCCTCGTCGCTGACGGCGATATACCCATCGATGCTTTCATCTGCCCCGGACATGTGTCGGTCATCACGGGAGCGCAGATATACGAACCTGTCGCACGCGAACACAAAAAGATCTGCGTCGTATCCGGATTTGAACCCGCCGACATGCTCCGCTCTATCCTCATGATAGTGCGCCAGGCACAACGCGGTGAAGCCGCGGTCGAAATAGAGTATACGCGCGCCGTTACCCGCGAAGGAAATCGCACCGCACAGGCGATGATACAGAAAATATTCGCACCCATCGACGGCGAATGGCGCGGGCTCGGCACGCTCCCAGAGAGCGCGCTCGGGATACGTCAGGAATACGAACGATTCGATGCAGAAAAGCGTTTTGGGCCGGTGTCGACGGCATCGCGGGAGAATCCTGCCTGCGTCTGCGCCGATGTGCTGCGCGCGAAAAAGGTCCCGTCCGACTGCCCGCTCTACGCAAAAGCATGCACGCCGGAACATCCCGAGGGCGCATGCATGGTAAGCCCGGAAGGGTCATGCAATATCTTTTTCCGCTACGGTAAGCGGTGA
- the tdh gene encoding L-threonine 3-dehydrogenase, which produces MKALVKSKPQRGLWLEEVPVPAVGVNDVLIKVKKAAICGTDHHIYQWDAWAQKTIRTPMTVGHEYVGTIAALGEGVKNFRIGERVTAEGHIACGHCRNCWRGKQHICENTIGVGVHRDGCFAEYIAVPAGNVLRISEYIADDIVAVMDPFGNATHTALSFPVLAEDVLITGAGLIGCMAVAVCKFAGARNIVVTDVNEYRLKLAEEMGATMAVDPRSSKLTDVMKEIGITKGFDVGLEMSGSPAAFNDMIANMYNGGKIALLGILPETTTVPWDKIIFKGLFLKGIYGREMFETWYQMEQMLLSGLDISPVITHRYPFDEFEKGFAAMESGACGKVVLTIS; this is translated from the coding sequence ATGAAAGCGCTCGTGAAATCGAAGCCGCAACGCGGTCTCTGGCTCGAAGAGGTCCCCGTTCCCGCCGTCGGCGTGAATGATGTGCTCATCAAGGTGAAGAAGGCCGCTATCTGCGGCACCGATCATCACATCTATCAATGGGATGCGTGGGCACAGAAGACGATACGCACGCCGATGACAGTCGGCCACGAATATGTCGGGACAATAGCCGCGCTCGGCGAGGGCGTGAAGAATTTCCGTATCGGGGAGCGCGTGACCGCCGAAGGGCATATCGCCTGCGGGCATTGCCGCAACTGCTGGCGCGGAAAACAGCATATCTGCGAGAATACCATCGGCGTGGGCGTGCATCGCGACGGCTGCTTCGCCGAATACATCGCGGTGCCGGCAGGGAATGTGCTCCGCATAAGCGAATACATCGCTGACGATATCGTCGCCGTCATGGACCCGTTCGGCAACGCGACACATACCGCGCTTTCATTCCCCGTGCTCGCGGAAGACGTGCTCATTACCGGAGCAGGGCTCATCGGATGCATGGCGGTCGCTGTCTGTAAATTCGCCGGTGCGCGGAACATCGTCGTGACCGATGTGAACGAGTATCGACTGAAACTTGCCGAAGAAATGGGCGCGACCATGGCCGTCGATCCGCGGTCGTCAAAACTTACCGATGTCATGAAGGAGATCGGTATAACGAAAGGATTCGACGTCGGCCTTGAAATGTCGGGGTCGCCCGCGGCGTTCAATGACATGATAGCGAATATGTACAACGGCGGGAAGATAGCGCTCCTCGGCATACTCCCCGAGACGACAACGGTACCCTGGGACAAGATCATCTTCAAGGGGCTTTTCCTGAAAGGGATATACGGCCGCGAGATGTTCGAGACATGGTATCAGATGGAACAGATGCTCTTAAGCGGGCTCGATATATCGCCTGTCATAACGCATCGGTATCCCTTCGATGAATTCGAGAAAGGGTTCGCTGCGATGGAAAGCGGCGCATGCGGGAAGGTAGTATTGACGATATCGTGA